In a single window of the Labeo rohita strain BAU-BD-2019 chromosome 23, IGBB_LRoh.1.0, whole genome shotgun sequence genome:
- the ghrhrl gene encoding growth hormone releasing hormone receptor, like isoform X2 has translation MRLCVRGILWLTSLTTVLSSLHPECEYIFQLARDEQRCLREITDLGNLSNSSGCLPVWDAVVCWPRAAVGETIHLPCPAVFSLFNNNTGIVSRNCTAGGWSHPFPPYHEACTAEDEVPEESYFATVKLIYTVGYGVSLLSLSVAVIILLLLRRLHCARNYIHMQLFFTFILKSVAVFIKDATLFSSDDTDHCTLSTAACKASVVFCHYCVMTNFFWLLVEAMYLNSLLVSAFPRSRRCLWSFALLGWGFPLVCIILWICSRLYFEDTECWDINEDSPYWWIIKGPIVVSIGVNFLLFMNIIRILVQKLNPRLIQFNNSAQYRRLTKSTLLLIPLFGTHYMVFSFLPDYFNVSLRLCIELCLGSFQGLIVAVLYCFLNQEC, from the exons GTGTTGTCTAGTTTGCATCCTGAGTGTGAGTATATCTTTCAGTTGGCAAGAGATGAACAGCGGTGTCTCAGAGAGATCACAGATCTCGGGAACCTCAGCAACTCTTCAG gttGTCTGCCAGTATGGGATGCTGTAGTTTGTTGGCCCAGAGCTGCAGTAGGCGAGACGATCCACTTGCCCTGTCCTgctgttttctctctcttcaACAACAACACGG GTATAGTGAGTCGTAATTGCACGGCTGGCGGCTGGTCACATCCGTTCCCTCCTTACCATGAGGCCTGCACTGCTGAGGATGAAGTCCCAGAG GAATCATATTTTGCCACTGTGAAACTGATCTACACCGTTGGTTACGGAGTGTCACTGCTGTCGCTCTCTGTTGCCGTAATAATACTGCTGCTCCTTAG GCGATTACACTGTGCTCGAAACTACATCCACATGCAGCTGTTTTTCACCTTCATCCTGAAATCGGTGGCTGTGTTTATCAAAGATGCTACACTGTTCTCCAGTGACGACACAGATCACTGCACGCTCTCTACG GCGGCATGTAAGGCGTCGGTggtgttttgtcattattgcgTCATGACTAATTTCTTCTGGTTGCTGGTTGAAGCCATGTATCTAAACTCTCTGCTGGTCTCGGCCTTCCCGCGGAGCCGGCGCTGTCTGTGGAGTTTCGCTCTGCTGGGCTGGG GTTTTCCGCTGGTCTGCATCATCCTCTGGATCTGCTCCAGACTGTATTTTGAGGATACAGA GTGTTGGGACATAAATGAAGATTCTCCTTATTGGTGGATAATCAAAGGCCCCATTGTAGTTTCCATAGGG GTGAACTTCCTTCTCTTCATGAACATTATCAGGATTCTGGTGCAGAAACTGAACCCTCGCTTGATCCAGTTCAACAATTCAGCTCAGTACAG GCGACTGACCAAATCCACCCTCCTCCTCATCCCTCTCTTCGGCACTCATTACATGGTCTTCAGCTTCCTCCCAGACTACTTCAACGTGAGCCTGCGGCTTTGCATCGAGCTCTGTCTGGGCTCCTTCCAG